A region from the Gemmatimonadota bacterium genome encodes:
- the dgoD gene encoding galactonate dehydratase, with protein MKITGFETIPIRGRAMILKMFTDEGLVGYGEPMNYEHWRVVAQAVEDMAEYLVGKDPLNIEDHWQAMYRSSYSRSMPVLVGALSGIEMAMWDVFGKMVGLPVWKLLGGKVRDRIRVYTGTGGTTPEECAENASQKVAEGFRAVKMGASPSPVRFVDTPEKIDFMVSRVAAVREAVGYSVDIAVDLHRRLSPTMAAILVKELEPLRPLFAEEPCHPENNEALLALSRGTTVPIATGERHLTRWGFRELIEREMCAILQPDIRHCGGMLELKKIAGMAEIHNMAIAPHNAAGPVGVAASVHVMATIPNLLICEGGHNRGEGLFKTPLIFRDGFIELPTEPGLGVDMDDDALEALRDESYRLRGMFWHEDDSSFADY; from the coding sequence ATGAAAATTACGGGGTTTGAGACGATTCCCATTCGGGGTCGGGCGATGATTTTGAAGATGTTTACGGATGAGGGATTGGTGGGGTATGGCGAGCCGATGAATTACGAGCATTGGCGCGTGGTGGCGCAGGCTGTAGAGGATATGGCCGAGTACCTGGTGGGCAAAGATCCGCTGAATATTGAGGATCACTGGCAGGCGATGTATCGCTCGAGTTATAGCCGGAGTATGCCGGTGCTGGTCGGTGCGCTGAGTGGGATTGAGATGGCGATGTGGGATGTGTTTGGCAAGATGGTTGGGTTGCCTGTCTGGAAACTTTTGGGTGGGAAAGTTCGCGATCGCATTCGCGTGTACACAGGGACGGGCGGGACGACGCCAGAAGAATGCGCGGAGAATGCGAGCCAGAAGGTGGCAGAGGGCTTTCGCGCTGTGAAGATGGGGGCTTCGCCGAGTCCTGTGAGATTTGTCGATACGCCAGAGAAAATAGATTTTATGGTTTCGCGCGTTGCTGCGGTGCGCGAAGCTGTGGGCTATTCGGTCGATATTGCGGTAGATTTGCATCGGCGATTGAGTCCGACGATGGCTGCGATTCTGGTGAAGGAGTTGGAGCCGCTGCGTCCTCTGTTTGCGGAGGAGCCGTGTCATCCGGAAAATAACGAGGCGTTATTGGCGTTGTCCCGGGGTACGACCGTGCCTATTGCCACGGGCGAACGACATTTGACGCGATGGGGATTTCGCGAACTTATCGAGCGAGAGATGTGCGCGATTTTGCAACCGGATATTCGCCATTGTGGGGGTATGTTGGAATTGAAAAAGATCGCGGGGATGGCAGAGATTCACAATATGGCGATTGCACCGCATAACGCGGCAGGGCCTGTGGGGGTAGCAGCGTCGGTGCATGTGATGGCAACGATTCCAAATTTGTTGATTTGCGAGGGCGGCCATAACCGTGGAGAAGGTTTGTTTAAGACGCCTCTAATTTTTCGAGATGGTTTTATTGAATTGCCAACCGAGCCGGGTTTGGGTGTGGATATGGACGATGATGCGCTCGAGGCTTTGCGCGATGAATCTTATCGCCTGCGCGGGATGTTCTGGCATGAAGATGACAGTTCTTTTGCGGATTATTGA